TCCCGCTGACCCAACGGAAGGGCCCCCGGATGTGACCCCGCCGCGCGCAGTCCAGCGGGGGCCCATGCAGCAGCTGCCACATGAGCCAGATCTCGGCTCCCGTCAGGCTGTGCACGACCATGAGGTCCCGGTAGAAGCAGGGGTCGAAGGGCTGGAGGTGCGGGGCGGCCGAGGGCCGCGGGATGCCGAAGGTCCGGAAGCCGCTGTGGGACTCGGGCCGCAGGCCGATGCGCTGCAGGCACATGCCCAGGAAGACGTCGTCGATGGGGAAGAGCTCCACCTCGCGACAGGCCCGGCTCAGCTGGTGCACGGCGGCTCCGGAGAGCAGGAAGCCTCCACCGCCCGCGTAGGCCGGGTACAcccccagcccgtacactttctTGGGGATATAGTACTTGCTGTGCCGGGCCCGGATGGGCTGCGCGTTCAGGATCACGTCCCCAACCAGCAGGGCCCGGGATGGGTCCCGGGGCTCCAGGAAGGTCAGCAGGTTCTCCACGTGGACGAAGACATCAATGTCACCTTGGAAAACAAAGCGGGCGGCGGGGCAGTAGGTGTCGGCCCAGGCCAGGAAGTGCAGCTCTTTGAGGGTCAAGTTGAAGAAGGTGTCCTGGAAGGCCCAGAGGAGGATGTCCCCATAGGCCCCGCTCTCCTGCTGCAGGAGGCTCTCCCAGGAGCTTGGCGCCACCCCAGGCCGGGGCACCCCCAGCAGAAAGACGCGGCGCACCCATGCCCCGCGCAccagcccctcccggccccacgtctGGCGCACCACCTCCCGCCGCCCAAAGTCCTCCATCACCGACTTGACGGCAATGAGCAGGTCGGGTCCCCCGGCGGGCAAGCCCTGGCACTTTTGCGGCTGGTTGATGAGCAGATCGAAGTCACGTCGGTCCTTGTCACGCAGGTACTGATCGAAGTCAAATGGGTCCGGGGGCGTGGGGGGCCCCGGCGTGTCGGCCTCATAGTGAGGCAGggaccccccagccccaacccgcCCCTCCGCCTCCGGGCTGCCCCGGGAGAAGACCCTCGGCGGTGCAGACGTTTTCGGGAGGGCTTTGGGCAGGCTGGGGCCCAGGGCCCCCAGTTCCAGCTGGAAGTAGAGGAGGCCACAGAGTGTGGCCCCCAGGAGCAGGGTGCAGAACACGTCCCCCCGGAGCCGCAGCCACCGCCACCGCCTCATGGTTCCTGGACGTCCGGAGCCCAGATCAGGAGCTGCCCACGGCCCTCGGCCAGCTAGCCCCAGCCATCTGTAAGCAAGGAGAGTTCTCAGCCGTCACGGCCGGCTCTGGGGCCCcctctgaggggaggggggcagattgCCAGACCTCCCCCACCCGGCTCATGCTCTTGGGGGCCCAGAGCGGGTAGAGCCTCAAGCCGGGACGAGTCCTGAGGGGACGGTCTCGGCTCTGTTCACCCAGCAGAGCAGAGTCCCGGGGAGAAGTGAGCTAAACCAAGCCTGGAGGAGCCGGGCCAGAGCACGAGACATGTGCCAGCCACCCACGCTAGCTCTAGCTCTTCTGGCCCAGAATCCGTcccttctgcccccaccccatgTCTCTGTTACTGAGGCTTTttaaccacccccccacccccaccccccagcagaaCCCCCACCCCGTggctgggcagagggaggagcccAGCCAGGTCAGACGGCTTGAGGCTGACTTTCACTGGCGGACTCTTCTTTACCTCAAGCAGCCCCACAGGCGAGGAAGGAGAAGGTCCCCCGCCGGTTCTCTCACCTCGGACCCAACAGGTCTAAGGTGCCAAACTCAGGGGAAAGTGAGTGAAGACAGAAagccagaggggcagggagaaaggcagggttagggaaagaagaggggcaggaacagtgaacagtgggcagggaatggagtgAGAACTCTCTCAATGCGCCCCTTTGTAAAGTTGCTAATGGCTCCTGTTGCTCATAAACCTGTGCCCCAGGCCCAAATTTCAAGTGGCCAGATGTTAAGAGCATGCCCCTCCCCCTcgttctctcttctctgcctcacacCCCTACACCCCCGTTCTGGCACCACTCTACAAGGCTCTAGGCCTGTGGTGCAGCAGGACAACAGCCCTTACCTGGGGGGCTGACACCATAGTGGGGCAAACACAGTCTGGCTAAGGTGGGAAGCCGGGTTTGTAAGCATAGATAGCTGGCTTAGGTAGGTCAGACCGGGCTAAAGCTCAGGGCAGCTATTGACGACCCTCCCAAATACCGGACACAGCAGCCCAGGCGCTATCCCATGCCTTGTGCCAGGCACGACATTTTGTGGAAGTATGCAGATCTTGCTTGGTCCTAGATTTTCTCCAGGAGGGGCCCAAAGCTCCCAACTTGCTCCCGAGCCCTTGTGTTGTCCCAGGTCAGGGTGAGGTTCTGGCATGGCTTCTGAGCCACGGAgaaaatttgggggtgggggtgggggggtcgccAAAAAGAAACTCAGAATTTAACAGCACTCCTAAAGGTCGCTGACTGAAAGGACGAGGGAtggggtagggggtggagggggagaatccTGCATCGGCTGGGAATTTTGTAAATTTGTGGGAGGAGTTAGAGGGGGATTT
This genomic stretch from Ornithorhynchus anatinus isolate Pmale09 chromosome X1, mOrnAna1.pri.v4, whole genome shotgun sequence harbors:
- the B3GNT9 gene encoding UDP-GlcNAc:betaGal beta-1,3-N-acetylglucosaminyltransferase 9 produces the protein MRRWRWLRLRGDVFCTLLLGATLCGLLYFQLELGALGPSLPKALPKTSAPPRVFSRGSPEAEGRVGAGGSLPHYEADTPGPPTPPDPFDFDQYLRDKDRRDFDLLINQPQKCQGLPAGGPDLLIAVKSVMEDFGRREVVRQTWGREGLVRGAWVRRVFLLGVPRPGVAPSSWESLLQQESGAYGDILLWAFQDTFFNLTLKELHFLAWADTYCPAARFVFQGDIDVFVHVENLLTFLEPRDPSRALLVGDVILNAQPIRARHSKYYIPKKVYGLGVYPAYAGGGGFLLSGAAVHQLSRACREVELFPIDDVFLGMCLQRIGLRPESHSGFRTFGIPRPSAAPHLQPFDPCFYRDLMVVHSLTGAEIWLMWQLLHGPPLDCARRGHIRGPFRWVSGKGAA